From Helicobacter anatolicus, the proteins below share one genomic window:
- a CDS encoding amidohydrolase family protein — protein sequence MLLQNGTISDCSGTKKTNIRIQDHKITQIDSNLQPYENEKIIDCTGKHILPALIDLDVSPKNKILNSKTLNSLAKKCLQGGVGSILLSAHTNPKSNNENILELIDFIDTTLPITLFSSIYAFNEDQKITNIASLKNSRTKTLHLKSQDLEGQNLLTLLHYAKMLNLSLMITPYDEQLAQGVIDSGQLATELGLPSIPYIAWNKEIVKICEISREFHCPVLLNITQKEGFDYIDFFNQRGAKIITQTPLHHLILDENEYKNYNTKAKMFPPLKNKKHKEILLEKLQNNQIQCLTSLQNATYNSQKDEVFELASNGVDTINQYFSILFTYLVKTNLITLEKLLEITAKNQADFLGLENKGVLQKDKDADLIIVDLNHHFICEDSYSPYFQKELYGKVNSIILQGKIYGTN from the coding sequence ATGTTATTACAAAATGGTACAATCTCTGATTGCTCTGGTACAAAAAAGACAAATATCCGCATTCAAGATCATAAAATCACACAAATCGATTCCAACTTACAGCCCTATGAAAATGAAAAAATCATAGATTGCACAGGAAAACACATCCTTCCAGCACTCATTGATCTAGATGTTTCTCCTAAGAATAAGATCCTAAATAGCAAAACCCTAAATAGCTTAGCAAAAAAATGTTTGCAAGGGGGTGTAGGAAGTATTTTATTATCTGCACACACAAATCCAAAATCAAATAATGAAAATATTTTAGAACTTATAGATTTTATTGATACTACCTTGCCTATTACCTTATTTTCTAGTATTTATGCCTTCAATGAGGATCAAAAAATTACAAATATTGCGTCTTTAAAGAATTCTCGAACAAAAACTCTACATCTAAAAAGCCAGGATTTAGAAGGGCAAAATCTTTTAACACTTTTACATTATGCAAAAATGCTTAATCTATCTCTCATGATTACACCTTATGATGAACAACTTGCCCAAGGTGTGATAGATTCTGGACAGCTTGCCACAGAATTAGGATTACCCAGTATTCCCTATATTGCATGGAATAAAGAAATTGTAAAAATATGTGAAATTTCTAGGGAATTTCATTGTCCTGTGCTTTTAAATATCACACAAAAAGAAGGGTTTGATTATATAGATTTTTTTAATCAAAGAGGTGCAAAAATCATAACACAAACTCCATTACACCATTTAATTTTAGATGAAAATGAATACAAAAACTATAATACAAAAGCCAAAATGTTTCCACCACTAAAAAATAAAAAACACAAAGAAATACTTCTGGAAAAACTACAAAACAATCAAATCCAATGTCTTACGAGCTTGCAAAATGCGACTTATAACTCCCAAAAAGATGAAGTTTTTGAGCTTGCAAGCAATGGTGTTGATACTATCAATCAATATTTTTCCATCCTTTTTACTTATCTTGTAAAAACAAATCTTATCACTCTTGAAAAACTCCTTGAAATCACCGCAAAAAATCAAGCAGATTTTCTTGGTCTTGAAAATAAAGGAGTATTACAAAAAGATAAGGATGCGGATTTAATCATTGTGGATTTAAATCATCATTTTATTTGTGAAGATTCTTATTCTCCATACTTTCAAAAAGAACTTTATGGAAAAGTAAATTCTATAATTTTACAAGGAAAAATCTATGGAACAAATTAA
- the mscS gene encoding small-conductance mechanosensitive channel MscS yields MEQIKLFLLSHLPLLQSLGIAILKALLIAIFGWYFAGFFRKKTYTFLKKKDEILANFIAQLIFVLCFLMVIIAALGALGIQTTSILTILGTAGVAIALALKDSLSSIAGGIVLIVLRPFKKGDTIEINNLNGSVESLNLFNTSIRLPDGRLAILPNKHIANANIINSTSEKRRIEWICGVGYQSDIEIVRHTIKDVIASMDKIDKTMAPFVGITDLGPNSLNFTIRVWAKLEDGIFGVRSELIERIKIAFDQNNIEIPYNKLDISIKKESE; encoded by the coding sequence ATGGAACAAATTAAACTTTTTTTACTTTCTCACCTTCCTTTGTTACAAAGTCTTGGTATTGCGATACTCAAAGCACTACTTATTGCAATTTTTGGTTGGTATTTTGCAGGTTTTTTTCGTAAAAAAACTTATACTTTTTTGAAGAAAAAAGATGAAATTCTAGCAAACTTTATTGCTCAACTTATTTTTGTGCTTTGCTTCCTTATGGTTATAATTGCTGCATTAGGAGCATTAGGAATACAAACTACTTCTATACTTACAATTTTAGGAACTGCAGGAGTTGCAATTGCTCTAGCATTAAAAGATTCTTTATCAAGTATTGCAGGAGGTATTGTATTAATTGTCTTGCGTCCTTTTAAAAAAGGTGACACAATAGAAATTAATAATCTCAATGGAAGTGTGGAATCTCTCAACCTCTTTAATACTTCTATCCGTCTTCCTGATGGCAGATTAGCAATTCTTCCCAATAAACATATTGCTAATGCAAATATTATTAATTCTACAAGCGAAAAAAGACGCATAGAATGGATTTGTGGTGTGGGCTATCAAAGCGATATAGAAATTGTTAGGCACACCATAAAAGATGTAATTGCTAGTATGGATAAGATTGATAAAACTATGGCACCATTTGTAGGAATCACAGATCTTGGACCAAATTCTTTAAATTTTACTATTAGAGTATGGGCCAAACTTGAAGATGGTATTTTTGGTGTGCGTAGCGAACTTATCGAGCGTATAAAAATTGCATTTGATCAAAACAATATTGAAATACCCTACAATAAACTTGATATTTCTATAAAAAAGGAATCAGAATGA
- the mqnF gene encoding aminofutalosine deaminase family hydrolase encodes MKIVGASKVFVCDENFKILEDSGIAIKEEKIVAIDDYKKLIQKYNNATKIFYKDCVLLPSFVNPHIHFEFSNNLANFTYGNFGNWLDSVMQKRDEVLNDNTNAILQAIHEQILSGVGSVGAISSYGDDMHSLINSPLKVVFFNEVIGSNPSAIDFLYSNFLQRLKNSMQHASINFIPAIALHSPYSVHFILAKKVLSLAREKNLLTSVHFLESQEERQWLESSQGYFKKFYEKTLQVKNPKSLYSIQEFIELFKNMDTLFVHCLEANIKELSQLMQSGHIITCPKSNRLLNNKLLNLDHINMQKLSIATDGKSSNNNLNYLDELRTMLFSYPNKNCIDFAKEILLSATLYGAKSLQLSNGSLQEGFFADFCIFEIPSLATSTQPALHFLLHAKEIQALYRNGICMLETKSQKNSN; translated from the coding sequence ATGAAAATTGTTGGTGCAAGCAAAGTTTTTGTTTGTGATGAAAATTTCAAGATTCTAGAAGATAGTGGAATTGCAATCAAAGAAGAAAAAATTGTTGCGATAGATGATTATAAAAAACTAATTCAAAAATATAACAATGCGACAAAAATTTTTTATAAAGATTGTGTGCTTTTACCTAGCTTTGTCAATCCACATATCCATTTTGAATTTAGTAATAATCTTGCAAATTTTACTTATGGAAATTTTGGAAACTGGCTTGATAGTGTTATGCAAAAAAGAGATGAGGTTTTAAATGACAATACCAATGCTATTTTACAAGCCATTCACGAACAGATTCTAAGTGGCGTAGGGAGTGTGGGTGCAATTAGTAGTTATGGAGATGATATGCACTCTTTAATAAATTCTCCTTTAAAAGTTGTATTTTTTAATGAAGTGATTGGCTCAAACCCCAGTGCTATTGACTTTCTATATAGCAATTTTTTACAACGATTAAAAAATTCTATGCAACATGCATCAATAAATTTTATCCCTGCAATTGCCCTACATTCCCCTTATTCTGTTCATTTTATTTTGGCAAAAAAGGTTTTATCTCTCGCTAGAGAAAAAAACCTTTTAACTTCTGTACATTTTTTAGAATCTCAAGAAGAAAGACAATGGCTAGAATCTTCACAAGGATATTTTAAAAAATTTTATGAAAAAACACTTCAAGTCAAAAATCCAAAATCACTTTATAGCATCCAAGAATTTATTGAACTTTTTAAAAATATGGATACTTTATTTGTGCATTGTTTAGAAGCAAATATCAAAGAATTATCCCAACTCATGCAAAGTGGCCATATTATTACCTGTCCTAAATCCAATCGTCTTTTAAATAATAAACTTTTAAACCTTGATCATATAAATATGCAAAAACTCTCCATCGCCACAGATGGTAAAAGCTCAAATAATAATTTAAATTATCTTGATGAATTACGCACTATGCTTTTTAGTTATCCAAATAAAAATTGCATAGACTTTGCTAAAGAGATTTTATTAAGTGCTACTTTATATGGTGCTAAATCTTTACAACTTTCTAATGGAAGCTTACAAGAAGGATTTTTTGCAGATTTTTGTATTTTTGAGATCCCATCTCTCGCAACAAGCACACAACCCGCTTTACATTTTCTCTTACATGCCAAAGAAATTCAAGCACTTTATAGAAATGGAATCTGTATGCTAGAAACAAAATCTCAAAAAAATTCTAACTAA
- the ung gene encoding uracil-DNA glycosylase, which produces MIDFKTQIILEWRELLKEEFQKPYFLEIQKHYEDSIKSGKKVFPPKNLLFNALNLTPPQKIKIVILGQDPYHGSIFLKNQEIPQAMGLSFSVPYGFSIPPSLRNIYKELSQNLNFIPPNHGNLSKWAENGILLLNAIFSVEKGKPTSHQHFGWEKFSDAIIKKISQNFEGIVFMLWGNFAKKKIFLIDEKKHCIIIAPHPSPLSKGFIGSGVFSRAEVFLKEKGIDFNWNLS; this is translated from the coding sequence ATGATAGATTTTAAGACACAAATTATTTTAGAGTGGAGAGAACTTTTAAAAGAAGAATTCCAAAAGCCTTATTTTTTAGAGATTCAAAAGCATTATGAGGATTCAATAAAAAGTGGTAAAAAAGTCTTTCCACCTAAAAATTTGCTGTTTAATGCATTAAATCTTACTCCACCACAAAAAATAAAAATTGTAATTTTAGGTCAAGATCCTTATCATGGGAGTATATTTTTAAAAAATCAAGAAATCCCTCAAGCTATGGGGCTTAGCTTTTCTGTGCCTTATGGTTTTTCTATTCCCCCAAGTCTTAGAAATATTTACAAGGAGCTTTCCCAAAATTTAAATTTTATTCCGCCAAATCATGGGAATCTTAGCAAATGGGCAGAAAATGGTATTTTGCTTTTAAATGCAATTTTTAGTGTAGAAAAGGGCAAACCTACATCTCACCAACATTTTGGTTGGGAAAAATTTAGTGATGCAATTATAAAAAAAATTTCACAAAATTTTGAAGGAATTGTTTTTATGTTATGGGGAAATTTTGCAAAAAAGAAAATATTTTTAATTGATGAAAAAAAACATTGTATTATTATTGCACCTCATCCAAGTCCCCTATCAAAGGGATTTATAGGAAGTGGTGTTTTTAGTAGAGCTGAAGTTTTTCTAAAAGAAAAAGGGATAGATTTTAATTGGAATCTTAGTTAG
- a CDS encoding TRL-like family protein: MLKILMSIFIALAFAGCHVANSGMIAPINLTKSGIEATSNTLGSKRGEAECQAILFVAFGDCSIATAAKNGGITKIHSVDTENLSILGLYSKQKLIVTGE; the protein is encoded by the coding sequence ATGTTAAAAATCTTAATGAGCATTTTTATTGCTTTAGCTTTTGCAGGATGCCATGTCGCAAATTCTGGAATGATTGCACCAATAAATTTAACAAAATCAGGTATTGAAGCAACAAGTAATACTTTAGGAAGTAAAAGAGGTGAAGCAGAATGTCAAGCAATTTTATTTGTAGCATTTGGTGATTGTTCTATTGCTACAGCCGCTAAAAATGGTGGGATTACAAAAATACATTCTGTAGATACAGAAAATTTATCAATTTTGGGACTTTATTCTAAGCAAAAATTAATTGTTACAGGTGAATAA
- a CDS encoding cytochrome-c peroxidase, which yields MKKFIILFCIMCLSLVTGFLGGYFYQTKKTNYRTLYAKNISDWPKPLVDEGIEYEEMRPLDSLPPIPDDNPFTQEKRLLGEFLFEEPLLSKSAQIACSSCHNKELGFGDGLKTSFGHDRQRGNRNAPSIYVSGFYKQLFWDGRANTLEEQAMGPIENPIEMAYNVSLALQHIKDNLFYQNLFLLAFGESSITLEKKSLLGKAFVSVDDLEKLKNTKISQNLQEIMTTTNLLKAIATYERSLTPTNSRFNRFLNGDDKALSDQEIYGLHLFRTKGKCMNCHYGMILSDSKFHNIGLSFYGRKLEDLGRYEITKDEKDKGAFKTPSLISISKTAPYMHNGIFPHLRGVLNMYNIAFGKDENKQFLEISPLIHKLGLDEEELQALESFLKTL from the coding sequence ATGAAAAAATTTATTATATTATTCTGTATTATGTGTTTGAGTTTGGTAACTGGATTTTTAGGAGGATACTTTTATCAAACTAAAAAAACTAATTATCGTACACTTTATGCAAAAAATATTTCTGATTGGCCAAAACCATTGGTAGATGAGGGTATAGAATATGAAGAAATGCGCCCTTTAGATTCTTTGCCACCTATACCAGATGATAATCCCTTTACGCAAGAAAAAAGGCTTTTAGGAGAATTTTTGTTTGAAGAGCCATTATTAAGTAAAAGTGCACAAATTGCTTGTTCGAGTTGTCATAATAAAGAATTAGGTTTTGGAGATGGGTTAAAAACAAGTTTTGGGCATGATAGGCAGAGAGGTAATCGTAATGCCCCAAGTATTTATGTTAGTGGTTTTTATAAACAACTTTTCTGGGATGGTAGAGCAAATACTTTAGAAGAACAGGCAATGGGACCGATTGAAAATCCTATTGAAATGGCTTATAATGTATCTTTAGCCTTACAACATATCAAAGATAACCTTTTTTATCAAAATCTTTTTTTGCTTGCATTTGGAGAAAGTTCGATCACTTTAGAAAAAAAATCTCTGCTTGGCAAAGCATTTGTGAGTGTTGATGATTTAGAAAAACTTAAAAATACAAAAATATCACAAAATTTACAAGAGATTATGACAACTACAAATCTTCTTAAAGCAATTGCGACTTATGAACGCTCACTTACACCTACAAATTCAAGATTTAATCGATTTTTGAATGGTGATGATAAAGCTTTAAGTGATCAAGAAATCTATGGATTACATCTTTTTAGGACAAAGGGAAAATGTATGAATTGTCACTATGGAATGATTTTGAGTGATTCTAAATTTCATAATATTGGTTTAAGTTTTTATGGTCGCAAGCTAGAAGATCTCGGACGCTATGAAATTACAAAAGATGAAAAAGATAAAGGTGCTTTCAAAACACCATCACTTATTTCAATATCAAAAACAGCACCATATATGCATAATGGAATCTTTCCTCATTTAAGAGGCGTTTTGAATATGTATAACATTGCATTTGGAAAAGATGAAAACAAGCAATTTTTAGAAATAAGCCCATTGATACATAAATTAGGTCTAGATGAAGAAGAATTGCAGGCTTTAGAATCTTTTTTAAAAACTCTTTAA
- a CDS encoding TonB-dependent receptor plug domain-containing protein, whose translation MKTIIIFFFTGILLMAQEEILSDTNQKGQKEKAYNLDKIYSVSSLKDKKYLSGEKISQEMIQDNPNGNGDITSLLRILPNVQFDNKQLSSQTAGEIDPANISISGGLYYQNLFLLDGAGINNDLNPIGTTNPTTPTSLSGRSQGMNIDTSLLGSIKVLDSNISASYGGFSGGVVEAETKRPTKKFSAKISQQISQGDFNGFSLTKYHINEKSQDAFINSTSANSQPKFIKYITRASLESKINEKSGVIASFSANQSFIPLKSYAQGQINQIIGDKTTKTQKRLNYNAFIKGYYDILSNLVLEASYTFAPQYNEYFIVNTKDSDFYLKSGGHQANLKSIWDNSIGNFTAILNFGYLENSRTGSAQNMKGWRYSTDKNWNVNGSNNEGGYGNVSSKQINLNLKLMQEFDTIKYKRWLNKFSVGTESGFVYADYHRLGDTIFSGSAFTKPLKTGETCLVGDEYCSNGVVDTSLMNASLKKIWENNNGQYMYRSTLYKQGLIAVNNFTLAFFIEDDMSFLLGKGGRIESKIGLRSDFDTFMSKITFAPRFSIKYITPVKKDYQTSFVFGANRYYGRNIFNYALLDGRSSLEYTLIKSSYNQSWSEATATQNKNDTNFKKIRVPYSDELMGGIQQNISMFSISAKYIHRFGRDEVRRACKDSQGNISTLSCASNSKLTQDLHYVYTNEGKSDTDVVTLSIQNDQSIGFSWFKNYFLFAFDFTNIKRNYADYNENLTQGEFDNQYISYNGKIIRYADRPASNFVRPFTIRLNTTHHFYFWRTKWLFNNFFRYRSAYNTMISVGNNFQDSVIIDGVLTQVPTFKTYRVRDAFTWDMRIGFEVDMYRKNTLFVNLDIFNLLDTKNIAITNLSYGSAGLSATPIYEIGRSFYIEIGYKY comes from the coding sequence ATGAAAACAATTATAATATTTTTTTTTACAGGTATATTACTTATGGCTCAAGAAGAAATTCTTTCTGATACAAATCAAAAAGGACAAAAGGAAAAAGCTTACAATCTTGATAAAATTTATTCAGTTAGTTCTTTAAAAGATAAAAAATATCTTAGTGGAGAAAAAATTTCTCAAGAAATGATTCAAGATAATCCAAATGGTAATGGAGATATTACAAGTCTACTTAGAATCTTGCCTAATGTTCAATTTGACAATAAACAGCTAAGTTCACAAACTGCAGGTGAAATTGATCCAGCAAATATTAGTATTAGTGGCGGTTTATATTATCAAAATTTATTTTTATTAGATGGAGCAGGAATAAATAATGATTTAAATCCAATTGGCACTACAAATCCAACAACTCCTACTTCTTTATCAGGAAGATCGCAAGGAATGAATATTGATACTTCATTATTAGGGTCTATTAAAGTTTTAGATTCTAATATTTCTGCAAGTTATGGTGGTTTTAGTGGTGGTGTAGTAGAAGCGGAAACTAAACGCCCTACAAAAAAATTTAGTGCTAAGATTAGTCAGCAAATTTCTCAAGGAGATTTTAATGGTTTTAGTCTTACAAAATATCATATCAATGAGAAATCACAAGATGCTTTTATAAACTCTACTTCCGCAAATTCTCAACCAAAATTTATCAAATATATTACTCGTGCTTCTTTAGAATCCAAAATTAATGAAAAAAGTGGAGTGATTGCAAGTTTTAGTGCAAATCAAAGTTTTATTCCACTTAAATCTTATGCACAAGGACAGATTAATCAAATCATTGGAGATAAAACTACCAAAACTCAAAAAAGACTAAATTACAATGCTTTTATCAAGGGTTATTATGATATTTTATCAAATTTAGTATTGGAAGCAAGTTATACTTTTGCACCACAATATAATGAATATTTTATTGTGAATACAAAAGATTCTGATTTTTATCTTAAAAGTGGTGGACATCAGGCAAATTTAAAAAGTATTTGGGATAATTCTATAGGAAATTTTACAGCAATATTAAATTTTGGTTACTTGGAAAACTCTCGCACTGGTTCAGCACAAAATATGAAAGGTTGGCGTTATTCAACAGATAAAAATTGGAATGTCAATGGTAGTAATAACGAGGGTGGTTATGGAAATGTTTCTAGTAAGCAAATCAATCTTAATCTCAAACTTATGCAAGAATTTGATACGATTAAATATAAAAGATGGTTAAATAAATTTAGTGTTGGTACAGAAAGTGGTTTTGTCTATGCAGATTACCATCGTTTAGGTGATACTATTTTTAGTGGTTCTGCTTTTACCAAACCCTTAAAAACTGGTGAGACTTGTCTAGTAGGCGATGAATATTGTAGTAATGGTGTGGTAGATACTTCATTAATGAATGCAAGTTTAAAAAAAATCTGGGAAAATAATAATGGGCAATATATGTATCGTTCCACACTTTATAAGCAAGGATTAATTGCGGTAAATAATTTTACTTTAGCATTTTTTATTGAAGATGATATGAGTTTTTTACTAGGAAAAGGAGGTAGAATAGAATCTAAAATTGGTTTAAGAAGCGATTTTGATACTTTTATGAGTAAAATTACTTTTGCACCACGCTTTAGTATTAAATATATTACACCTGTGAAAAAAGATTATCAAACTTCATTTGTTTTTGGGGCAAATCGTTATTATGGGCGCAATATTTTTAACTATGCACTTTTAGATGGTCGTTCAAGTTTGGAATATACACTTATTAAGAGTTCTTATAATCAAAGTTGGAGTGAGGCAACTGCCACACAAAATAAAAATGATACAAATTTCAAAAAGATTCGCGTGCCTTATTCTGATGAATTAATGGGTGGAATCCAACAAAATATTTCAATGTTTTCTATTAGTGCAAAATATATTCATCGTTTTGGGCGTGATGAGGTGAGACGAGCTTGTAAAGATTCTCAAGGTAATATTAGTACACTAAGTTGTGCGTCAAATTCTAAACTTACACAGGATTTGCATTATGTTTATACTAATGAAGGAAAGAGTGATACAGATGTTGTAACTTTAAGTATTCAAAATGATCAATCTATAGGCTTTAGTTGGTTTAAAAATTATTTTTTATTTGCATTTGATTTTACAAATATTAAGAGAAACTATGCAGATTATAATGAGAATCTTACACAAGGAGAATTTGATAATCAATACATCAGTTATAATGGCAAGATAATACGTTATGCCGATAGACCAGCAAGTAATTTTGTCCGTCCTTTTACAATACGCTTAAATACAACTCATCATTTTTATTTTTGGCGTACAAAATGGCTTTTCAACAACTTTTTTAGATATCGTAGTGCTTATAATACGATGATTAGCGTAGGGAATAATTTTCAAGATAGTGTAATAATTGATGGTGTTTTAACGCAAGTGCCAACTTTTAAAACCTATCGAGTAAGAGATGCATTTACTTGGGATATGAGGATTGGCTTTGAAGTAGATATGTATAGAAAAAATACTTTATTTGTAAATCTTGATATTTTCAATCTTTTGGATACAAAAAATATTGCTATTACAAATTTAAGCTATGGTAGCGCGGGATTGAGTGCAACACCTATTTATGAAATTGGAAGATCTTTTTACATAGAAATAGGGTATAAATATTGA
- a CDS encoding TonB-dependent receptor domain-containing protein, giving the protein MKKALVFLPIILNCNYADPMKQELDEIFTQSEQDFSFTNKSILQNEDFTNRQVSDLKEMFFKESSIDVGGGGKMAQKLYIRGMEDRLLRVKIDGSVQNGNAFHHQGNLVIDPFMIKKIEIIKGSANASAGPGAIAGSVDIITKDALDFLERNQNFGVFFGSSFFSNFGVKENLAIYGSDHKNFDILAAYDFVDIFYYRDGKHIFTNLFHPTPDDKVISSPSMQNNLLLKSNIFFNTRDKITLSYNLVNDDAIRPFRANITRVDPDLSGGVDYAQILFKHKNINQNFSIAYEKKGTKNFNEPKIKLNAYGNIRNVKLTPYSIGNSAMDEEEASLPRNIFLNNFGLDLKVAHTLKENKQNTFEYGLNYQNISTLDKKALKDNLQRGREDGHIIGGYIQANYYILENLSLGAGSRYDSYFYYDKNYQNHHTYGFSPSVVIFYNPVDSLDLKLSYSYVTRGALPGDALLLQNEHHFVDKNLKAEKGQNIEFDIDYNHEYFSVRGAVFYQNIKDFINSYGSGHSHGENESHAGHEDHEDTLRDNLDSLIDIYGFEAGIDYFFKSFLASFSFSRSFPMVKGKLIADTYELGAAIGNTYVIKLGYDFKSSGISISWVSKIVQRLNYTGYDIYNNEISNIDKKGYHVHNFYLTYIHPKHKNCSLQFAIENIFNQYYINQASPFKVEADGSANEVINTVRRALPEPGINAKISFSYKF; this is encoded by the coding sequence ATGAAAAAAGCACTAGTTTTTTTACCAATTATATTAAATTGTAATTATGCAGATCCCATGAAACAAGAACTTGATGAAATTTTTACGCAATCAGAACAAGATTTTTCTTTTACAAACAAAAGTATTTTACAGAATGAAGATTTCACAAACCGCCAAGTTAGTGATCTCAAAGAAATGTTTTTTAAAGAATCTTCTATTGATGTTGGTGGCGGGGGTAAAATGGCACAAAAACTTTATATTCGTGGAATGGAAGATAGACTTCTTCGCGTTAAAATTGATGGAAGTGTGCAAAATGGTAATGCATTTCATCATCAAGGAAATTTAGTAATTGATCCTTTTATGATAAAAAAAATTGAGATTATTAAAGGAAGTGCAAATGCTTCGGCAGGACCAGGTGCAATTGCTGGGAGTGTAGATATTATTACAAAAGATGCTTTAGATTTTTTAGAGAGAAATCAAAATTTTGGTGTTTTTTTTGGGAGTTCATTTTTTTCAAATTTTGGAGTAAAAGAAAATCTTGCAATCTATGGGAGTGATCATAAAAATTTTGATATATTGGCTGCTTATGATTTTGTAGATATTTTTTATTATAGAGATGGTAAGCATATTTTCACAAACCTTTTTCATCCAACACCCGATGATAAAGTTATTAGTTCACCTTCTATGCAAAATAATTTATTGCTTAAATCTAATATATTTTTTAATACAAGAGACAAAATTACATTGAGTTATAATCTTGTAAATGATGATGCAATTAGACCTTTTAGAGCAAATATTACTCGTGTAGATCCAGATTTAAGTGGGGGAGTAGATTATGCTCAGATTCTTTTTAAACATAAAAATATTAATCAAAATTTTTCTATTGCTTATGAAAAAAAAGGAACAAAAAATTTTAATGAACCAAAAATAAAACTTAATGCTTATGGAAATATTAGAAATGTAAAACTCACTCCTTATAGTATAGGAAATAGTGCAATGGATGAAGAAGAAGCAAGCCTTCCAAGAAATATATTTTTAAATAATTTTGGTTTAGATTTAAAAGTTGCACATACATTAAAAGAAAATAAACAAAATACTTTTGAGTATGGGCTAAATTATCAAAATATTTCTACATTAGATAAAAAAGCTTTAAAAGATAATTTACAAAGAGGAAGGGAAGATGGACATATTATTGGAGGATATATTCAAGCAAATTATTATATATTAGAAAATTTAAGTCTAGGTGCAGGAAGCCGCTATGATTCTTATTTTTACTATGATAAAAACTATCAAAATCATCATACTTATGGTTTTTCTCCATCAGTTGTAATTTTTTATAATCCAGTAGATTCTTTAGATTTAAAACTTTCGTATTCATATGTTACGCGTGGTGCTCTGCCAGGAGATGCGCTATTATTACAAAATGAACATCATTTTGTTGATAAGAATCTCAAGGCAGAAAAAGGGCAAAATATTGAATTTGATATTGATTATAATCATGAATATTTTTCTGTACGAGGAGCAGTGTTTTATCAAAATATTAAAGATTTTATCAATAGTTATGGAAGTGGACATTCTCATGGAGAAAATGAATCTCATGCAGGACATGAAGACCATGAGGATACTTTAAGAGATAATTTAGATTCTTTAATTGATATTTATGGCTTTGAAGCAGGGATTGATTATTTTTTCAAAAGTTTTTTAGCAAGTTTTTCATTTTCACGAAGTTTTCCTATGGTGAAGGGAAAATTGATTGCTGATACTTATGAACTTGGTGCTGCTATAGGAAATACTTATGTGATTAAATTAGGATATGATTTTAAATCAAGTGGAATTAGTATTTCTTGGGTAAGTAAAATCGTGCAAAGACTGAATTATACTGGTTATGATATTTATAATAATGAAATTTCAAATATTGATAAAAAAGGTTATCATGTCCATAATTTTTATCTTACTTATATACATCCTAAGCATAAAAATTGTAGTTTGCAATTTGCTATAGAAAATATTTTTAATCAATATTATATTAATCAAGCATCGCCATTTAAAGTAGAAGCAGATGGAAGTGCAAATGAAGTGATTAATACAGTTCGTCGTGCATTGCCAGAACCAGGAATAAATGCAAAAATTTCATTTTCTTATAAATTTTAA
- a CDS encoding dihydroneopterin aldolase, with the protein MTFSILIEKLTFETIIGILDFERNQKQKVIIDGIFTYENQEFLDYVLLKDKIISLFCENQYFLIEDALQNIPQELKKDFPCLKSIELSIKKPDILKDCIIGMKTKIIF; encoded by the coding sequence ATGACTTTTTCTATCCTTATTGAAAAATTAACTTTTGAAACTATTATTGGAATTTTAGATTTTGAGCGTAATCAAAAACAAAAAGTGATAATTGATGGCATTTTTACCTATGAAAATCAAGAATTTTTAGATTATGTTCTTTTGAAAGATAAAATTATCTCCTTATTTTGTGAAAATCAATATTTTTTAATTGAAGATGCATTGCAAAATATTCCTCAAGAATTGAAAAAAGATTTCCCTTGTTTAAAAAGCATAGAGCTTAGTATTAAAAAACCTGATATTTTAAAAGATTGTATTATAGGAATGAAAACCAAAATTATTTTTTAA